The following are encoded in a window of Deltaproteobacteria bacterium genomic DNA:
- a CDS encoding DUF58 domain-containing protein, whose product MLPRELLKKIRRIEILTRRRVDETFAGQYHSVFKGRGMEFAEVREYAIGDDVRAIDWNVTARMGRPFLKLFEEERELTVMVVADISASMDTGSGTETKRETAATLAAILAMSAVRNQDKVGALLFGGDAHSYVPPGKGQRHAIRIVRDILYEQPKKSGTDIEAAMALLGRLQKKRAVVFVITDLLGMSEPGRAFQIAARRHDLVVLHIEDPRERTLAGSGLIPLTDAETGEQTWIDLRDAATRARWTETAAVRETTRRKSLLRIGVDRVKIDAGSDVSKPLLRFFRERALRLGA is encoded by the coding sequence CGGTGTTCAAGGGCCGCGGCATGGAGTTCGCCGAGGTGCGCGAATACGCGATCGGCGACGACGTGCGCGCCATCGACTGGAACGTCACCGCGCGCATGGGCCGGCCCTTCCTCAAACTCTTCGAGGAAGAGCGCGAACTCACCGTCATGGTCGTCGCCGACATCTCCGCGTCGATGGATACGGGCAGCGGCACGGAAACCAAACGCGAAACGGCGGCGACACTCGCGGCGATCCTCGCCATGTCCGCGGTACGCAATCAGGACAAGGTGGGCGCGCTGCTGTTCGGCGGCGACGCGCATTCGTACGTGCCACCGGGCAAGGGCCAGCGCCACGCCATCCGCATCGTGCGCGACATTCTGTATGAGCAGCCGAAAAAATCGGGCACCGATATCGAGGCGGCGATGGCGCTGCTCGGCCGCCTGCAAAAAAAACGCGCCGTGGTTTTCGTCATCACCGACCTGTTGGGCATGAGCGAGCCGGGCCGCGCATTTCAAATCGCCGCGCGCCGCCACGATCTCGTCGTGCTGCACATCGAGGACCCCCGCGAACGCACGCTCGCGGGCTCGGGCCTCATCCCGCTCACCGACGCCGAAACGGGTGAGCAAACGTGGATCGATCTGCGTGACGCGGCCACGCGCGCGCGCTGGACCGAGACCGCCGCCGTGCGCGAAACCACTCGCCGCAAATCCCTCTTGCGCATCGGCGTGGACCGTGTGAAAATCGACGCCGGTTCCGACGTTTCCAAACCGCTGCTGCGCTTCTTCCGGGAACGGGCGCTGAGGTTGGGGGCGTGA